tcaagCTAGCTTTTATGATTCCAACTTCTTTCTCAAATGCTTCCTTAACCTGCAAATGCTCAGCCAGGGGCACAGAGGAGTTCTTCTGATTCTCCAGCACCTGCCGCAGTTGGGTCACTGTCTGCTGCTCTTTCTCGTAACATCTCTGCTTAGTCTTCAGTTCCTCCCTGAGTGTCTCGATTGTACCACTAAGAGATTTTTTCAGGGACTCAACCTGTTCCAGCGGAACATGCTGCTTCTGCAAAAGAGTTTGTGCTGCAAGGATCTCAGAAGTCTGCTTGGCATTTTCCTCCACaagcttctctttctccttctttgccTCTGTGTATTTCTGCAACAGGTCTTTTAACTGTCTGTTCAGctcttctgtttttctgcttAATGCTCTTTCTGTTTCATGAGAATTCTCAACGAGAACACTCTTATCCTTTAGATCCTTCTGAAGAGTGAGGATCTCCTTCTTTAACTTGTCATTCTCTTGCTTGCACTTCTTGGCCTCTTCTTCGCTGGTATGATACTTCTGTGTCTGCTGGGATAATTGTTCTTTAAGTTCTTTTTCAGTGGCTTTAAATTTTCTCTCACATTCTTCCAAGCTGATGATCGGAGCATATTTTAGCTTGATGCATTCCTGTATCGTGTCGAGTTCTCTTTTCTGGGCTGCGATCTCAGCATGCAGGGTTACAATCTCCTCCTGGCCTTTTTTGTAGTTAGCCAGTATTTCAGCGCTGTTGTCCTGGACCTTCTTCATGCTCTTCCTTATGCCACTCATCTTTTCTTCATGCTCTCTTAGGCTGATGTACTCAGCTTTTACTTGGTTCTGAGTAttctccagatttctttttaatatttcattctcatcttttattttcacaaattctTGATTTATATCTTCACACTTCTTCTTCACATCTACTAATTCTCTATTGGTTTTATCCAATGTGCTACTCAAGGCAGTTTTGATCTCTTCATGGGTTTTCACTGGCACATACTGATGACTCATGGTCTTTTTCAAATCATTGTTTTCAGACATGAGTGAATATATTTTCTCTTGGTCTTCACCAcattttttattcagttcagacAGCTGCTTCTTAAGTTCAGTGATATTGGATTTCAGAGCCATCATCTCTTTTTCGTGTCTCTCAGGAGGTATGAACACAGTTTCCAGGCGGCTGACATTCTTACTTAAACTGGCATTTTCCATAAGCAACTTCTCCATTTCCAActtcttttctgtatatttgtgtGTCACATCTGAAAGCTTTTTATTCAAATCATCAACAATTACATCATgtgactttttcatttcttcacttaCTTTTAAAGGGACATaatgatttttcatttcagttgttaAGTTATGTACTTGTTGCGTAAGGAGCTTATTATCCAGGCAGACCTTTTCGATTTCCTTTTGTAACGTCTGATTTTTTGATGTTAACTCAGTGATCCTCTTCCCAAGTTCTCCTGACTTTTGCTCTAATCTGCTCTTGAGCTGCTCATGTTCCTCTGGTTTGACGTGCTGAGCCAGTTTGGCCTTCAAATTCTCAAGTTCTCTCTTTAATGGTCTAACTTCATTAAGTGATCTTTCATACTCTCTTTCCacatctattaatttttttgcCTTCTCGTTTACTTCATTTGATAACAAGCTCTTCATGTTTTCAAATTTCTCTGCTGGAACAGAAAGGGCCAGCTTGGCTGACAAGTCCTTTAACTGGCCTTCCATCTCAGTgagcttccttcctctcttctctcgcTCCAGTTCACACATGCTCAACTCCTTCTGCAGTCGCTTATTCTCTTCCATCAGCTTGCCCTCATCTCTCTTAAACTCTTCAactaacatttcattttgtttgatttggtttcTCAACTTCCCCACTTCTGCAGACGCACCTTCATATTTCACTTTCATGTCTTTCAACTGCTCCTTCAGTTCCTCCATCAGTCTGTGGTTCCCAGTAGCTGCATCACTTGTCAGGTGCTCTTTCAAGGCAAGAAAATGTGTCTGCATTTGTTTCACTTTACCTTCCGACTCATACATTCTCTTCTGCACGTCTTTCAAGGCATCTTCCAGCTGCTTTACCTGCTCGTCTgagtcctctttcaccctctcaCACTCCAGCGCTAAGGCTCTGCACTCCGCCACCTTATGAGCCAGTTCATTTTGGAGTTTGAGTCTGTCCTGTTTTGCTGAATCACAGAAAGTTCTCATCGCTtctaattctttctttaaaatttcgtTTTCCGAATATGAGGCTTGGTTAGGTAAGGCTAGCTCCAGTGGTCTTAACATAGATCGGCTTTGCATATGGACTGGCATGCCTGTGGAAGTACACTGCAAaaataatagtaacacaataaaatATCAATCCCAAAAGCCTAAAGAAGACACTTATTTACCAAACTTATAAAGTTGCCACATCATCAGTAGCCAAAGGGTTTCCAGACTAGTATATTAGAAAAACATAGTAGTACTGATTTTTGAGGTAAGAAAAACAGTTCTAGGCATGATTTCCTTGATGCAGTGACATTTGGAAAGCCTGTTCACTTTACGTGTATTTCTGGCAGACCAAAGAAGGAAACAGTTGTGGCCTCTGgggacttttttctctttctctttttataatatCTACCGATGAATGTCAACTGATCAAAATCCATTTACTATTTCTATGTCTTATGGCACATAATCTGCTTAGAACTTCAAATTCTGAAGAAAGTCATCAGAACCCTTGAGTAAAAACAAGGGTTTTGCAATTTTAAATCTGCAAATAATTTTATAGAATGATATATTATTATCTAATAACATATATTGACCTCTGAGTTCCCTCAATGCTAACATCAGTGTAatgtttaaattataaaaataataccaaaataaACCTAGCTATTATAAGAATCAAGAGAATGATATTAATCAATTCACAAAATATAaacatgttttcttctttcaaacaGAATGATAAATTAGAATTTACCATACACTCTTACTACAAAATTGAATCAACATCTTGTTTCTTCTATTAAATGCTGACAAAAAGAAGTATAATTTAAGTTCTCACTGAAATATATCATAAGTACCAGAACACAGAACATATAATcatgaaatattaaatttaactatttctatttttccctATCCACCCTATTACAGTAAGGgctcttttaaaatactgataaaagCCATGTGCTATGAGTATGTCCTACTATTTTAATAGGCAGGTTTTACTGTTGTTCACTTCAATTAACACTGCCTTCCCATTGATGAAGAAGAAAACCatgctgtgcctagtcgctcagtcgtgtctgattctttgcaattttATGGAcgatggcctgccaggctcttctgtctatgagattctccgggcaaaaaatactagagtgggttgccatttcctcctctgggggatcttcccaacccagggatcaaaaacatgtctcctgcattggcaggtggattctttactactgagccacctgggaaacccaaagaagaaaattaacaaCATGGAATAATTTCTCAGCCTCAGTCTGCTTTCGACTTACCAATTATCTTTGGACTAAGACTACTATAATTCACCAACAAATTACTTACACAGCTTCACAATTCTCATACTTATTTTACTACAATCAAATATTTATCTTATCTTCTTAAATATTATTCAGTTAATTGACATCCATTCTCTCAACTTAGAATCTTAGAAGTTTCCAACTTAGAGGGACCCTAGACATCATATAGGCTAATTCACTCTGCCCACGGATGATGaaggtatatatataaaacctttaAAAGTCCAAATATTTATCAGTTCTGCAGTTCATAGAGGGTACTAGGAAGGCAAACCTTGTATCCACTGGAAACTAAAAGTGAAGAGCAGCTAAGCAATAGAATCAGACAACACTCCCTCTTGGAAGCTTTATtttgaggtgaagtgaagtgaagtcgctcagtcatgtccgactatctgccaccccatggactgtagcctaccaggatcctctgtccatgggattttccaggcaagaatactggagtggattgccatttccttctccattattttCAGGTAAATTTCCCAAATATAGAATACACATTTGAATTCCAGGAACAATACATCTCAAAGTCAAAATGAATGCCTTTTGAATTATTCATACCTGTCTCCCCTGTAAATGGGCAATTACGAAGAGTTGGCCAACTGCTGTTAAAGAATAGAGGCCTAATATCAAAGACAATGAAATTGTAATTCAAATCTTTTAAGTCACTGTCACCAAAAATACTCTAGACGGCACTAAACAGCGTATCTGCTTTTACTAAACTCAAGACCACAAGACCaatttttctttgataatgaaAACTTAATTCAATGTATATATAGATGATAAATAAACAATGCTGctttcctccttttaaaaaggcacaaatatttttataaatatttttttaaataaaacattacctGTGATTCTGTCATGTACATCTGACCTTGTTTAAGAAGCATATCTTCTTTCCCTAAATAAATCCAAATAAAGGATACCTTAAATATCCATACCAAAGAAGGCTAAGCATTAATTTGGTGTTATTATCTCCtttattattcaaataaaaaagaagcatgagttacaaaataaaattacccTGTTCTAAAATGGccatattttaacttatttttctatatatataaggAAAGTATGTATATTCTTTTGAGTAGATATGAAGTTGGTTTTTAGAATTATGTAAAACTGTTAGGCTAAATAAGTTaaatgattattataaaatatgtatgttaatagtcaaaataaaaatgatatcatTTGCAATTTATAGGATAAATATTACAACTGTACTTAGCTAAGGAATAATTTAATATTCGATAGGAAGcaaaaaattagattttatagAGAAACTTTAAAGTTGGAGAATAAACACAGTGAAGATTAATTATGTAAagtcttaaaataataaagaaatatttatggaacatCTAAATTCTAAAATGCTTACCTGCATGAGGTTATATCCAAAGATTTTTCCAAATCAGAAAACTATGTTTACATCTCTTTCAATAAAGAGCAAGTCCCAAATATCATAAGTTAAATGTCTTAACAATCAATATGCAAATCTGGTAATTTGTACagcacacaatttaaaaatttaggtCCTAAGGAAAATCAGAGCCTTAGTGATTAGCAGATTTTCTGCTAAGAGACTACAGGAGTCATTTTAACCTCTTCCCTGCGCCATGCTGAGGTATAAGATACAAGTAGTTGATGAAGTTTTGCAGCAGGAGTATCATATATAGTCagaaaaaacattcttttttgcTTAAACTGGGTGAACTGTAATGATAATCTATACTTTTATACTTACTGAAATGACTTCCTGATCCTAAATGATCACTCTGAAATCAGAAGAATACATTAAAACATTTTAGATGAATACTGCTTCAATTTTGTTAAATTCTATATCTATTTTAGCTCTAAATGATCCAGTCATAAAACCACATTTTCAACATTCCTTGTTTCTCCTGGGTATTATTCTACTCAAACTCACAAAAAGGCAAAGCACAATTAGCGAGATCAGTTGGGAATAAACTACTTCACTAAGCATTTTAATAAAAGCAGCAAGTATTTCAAGAAAAAACTTTGACTGttcaaaagaaaagcaagctCCAAATGAACTGAAACAACTTTGAATACGTACTCTCTGCTGCTTCTTTAcctcaaaaggaaggaaatgccaCATTCTCACCAAGAAATCAATTTACTATATCACCATTGGGGAGCAGAAACCTTAACTCATCAACTATGAAACATTAGCCTAACCCTTTATTTCAGATTTATAAAATGCTAATTACCTTTGAAGGTAACAGAGACAGAGAGCAGGAAATaaaactgaggcaaagaactgcATATAGTTCATAATAAATCCACCAATGCATCAgttaggaaaaggagaaaaagagagaaaatttagaTACTCTGAGTTAAAGTATACTTGGATTGATCCCTATCCCAAGTTAGCCAAGTACAAAGAACctaacagaaattaaaatactATACTGTCAAGAGTAAAGATATGCAGATGTACATCATGTTTCTATATTTGTCTATATTCATACTAATGGCTGTGTGTCAAACTCTGGTAAGTGACCATGATAAAAACGGCCCACAGTTCAATAACTAAATTAATGTCCCACTAATACTTATTGCCCCAAGGGTATGGGAAAAGATCTGTAAACTTAGGTAAGCTCTTTGTTCTAAATAATATGTAATACTAGAATCTGCAGTAGGTAGTAAATGGGCTTATAGATGAATGGGTGAAGGGAGGCCATGGCACATAAGAAATTCGAAAAACTTAGTTTGGACTTATTACCTTGCCTTGATGACTCAAATGACAACAAATGCATGAGTTACAACATAAAATTAGCCTTGTTCTAAAATATCCATGTTTCCCAAACTTGttctgtaaaaataaagaaaatgcctACATATTAagtaccacacagttgcactcatctcacatgctagactaaagtaatgctcaaaattctccaagccaggcttcaacaatatgtgaaccatgaacttccagatgttcaagctggttttagaaaaggcagaggaatcagagatcaaattgccaacatccgatggatcatcgaataagcaagacagtttcagaaaaacatctatttctgctttattgactacaccaaagtgtttgactgtgtggatcacaacaaactgtggaaaatccttaaagagatgggaataccagaccacctgacctgcctcctgagaaatctgtatgcaggacaggaagaaacagtcagaactggacatggaacaacaggctggttccaaacaggaaagggagtacgtcaaggctgtatattgtcaccctgcttatttaacttatacacagagtacatcatgagaaatgctgggctagatgaagcacaagctggaatcaagactgctgggagaaatatcaataacctcagatatgcagatgacaccacccttatggcagaaagtgaagaagaactaaagagcctcttgatgaaagtgaaggaggagaatgaaaaagttgacttaaagctcaacattcagaaaactaagattatggcatctggtcccatcacttcatgggaaatagatggggaaatagtggaaacagtgggagactttattttttggggctccaaaatcactgcagatggtgactgcagccataaaattaaaagacgcttactccttggaagaaaagctatgactaacctagacagcatattaaaaagcagagacattattttgccaacaaaagtctgtctagtcaaggatacggtttttccagtagtcatgtatggatgtgagagttggactataaagaaagctgagcgccaaagaattgatgcttttgaactgtggtattggagaagactcttgagagcctttggactgcaaggagatccaatcagctcatcctaaaggagatcagtcctgcgtgttcattggaaggactgatgttgaagctgaaactccaatactttggccacctgatgcgaagacctgactcatttgaaaagaccctgatgctgggaacgattgagggcaggaagagaaggggaccacagaggatgagatggttggatggcatcaccaactcaatggacatgagtttgggtaagctccgggagttggtgatggacagggaagcctggcgtgctgtaatccattgggtcacaaagagttggacatgattgggcatctgaactgaactgaactaagtattACACATAATGCAGCAATGCTGGTGGCAGTTTATGAAGACTTTCAAGGGAGGTGAGATAGCAGTGGATATTCCATATTACAAATAACGATTCCTTAGTTTTTAATAACGGCTTTCATAAACACTGGGTCACAAATAAAGCAGACCTTATAATTTTCTCTTGGATGGTTAAAAATCATTTCCAGCATAAAAATTCATTTGATTGGGGAAAATGTCCCCATTATACTGAATGCAAAAACTTATAAAATAGGATGTATAATAAGATTCCATCTGATGAATTCATGTATATAACAAAAGTTATGTacaaagaaggggcttcccaggtggcttagtggtagagaatcctccaGTCAACGCCAGAGACACAGGACACACGGGcttaacccctgggttggaaagatcccctggaggtggaaatggcaccttcctccagtattcttgcctggaaaaccccatgaactggggagcctggtgggttgcagtccatgggagtcacagagtcagacccgactcagagactgagtgcacacacacatacatgtacacagaAAGGTTTGAAAGGATGGTCAGGTGCTAAGAATACCACATCAGCATAGATGAGCTTTGTATCAGCATAGATTAGCCTTGTGTCAGCATAGATTAGCTGTGTCTAGTTCTGCACTTCATAGAAAAGGAATTATGCAGTAAGTGCTCTTTGCATCTGATTTCTTTCCTCCAGCATTATA
The Cervus canadensis isolate Bull #8, Minnesota chromosome 6, ASM1932006v1, whole genome shotgun sequence genome window above contains:
- the UACA gene encoding uveal autoantigen with coiled-coil domains and ankyrin repeats isoform X1, producing the protein MKSLKSRLRRQDAPGPAPSGAAAAVSAQAADWNKYDDRLMKAAERGDVEKVSSILAKKGVNPGKLDVEGRSAFHVVASKGNLECLNAILLHGVDITTSDTAGRNALHLAAKYGHALCLQKLLQYNCPTEHVDLQGRTALHDAAMADCPSSIQLLCDHGASVNAKDVDGRTPLVLATQMCRPTICQLLIDRGADINSRDKQNRTALMLGCEYGCKDAVEVLIKNGADVTLLDALGHDSSYYARIGDNLDILTLLKTASENSNKGRELWKKGPSLQQRNLSQMLDEVNMKSNQREHQNVQDLEIENEDLKERLRKIQQEQRILLDKVNGLQLQLNEEVMVADDLESEKEKLKSLLAAKEKQHEESLRTIEALKSRFKYFESDHLGSGSHFRKEDMLLKQGQMYMTESQCTSTGMPVHMQSRSMLRPLELALPNQASYSENEILKKELEAMRTFCDSAKQDRLKLQNELAHKVAECRALALECERVKEDSDEQVKQLEDALKDVQKRMYESEGKVKQMQTHFLALKEHLTSDAATGNHRLMEELKEQLKDMKVKYEGASAEVGKLRNQIKQNEMLVEEFKRDEGKLMEENKRLQKELSMCELEREKRGRKLTEMEGQLKDLSAKLALSVPAEKFENMKSLLSNEVNEKAKKLIDVEREYERSLNEVRPLKRELENLKAKLAQHVKPEEHEQLKSRLEQKSGELGKRITELTSKNQTLQKEIEKVCLDNKLLTQQVHNLTTEMKNHYVPLKVSEEMKKSHDVIVDDLNKKLSDVTHKYTEKKLEMEKLLMENASLSKNVSRLETVFIPPERHEKEMMALKSNITELKKQLSELNKKCGEDQEKIYSLMSENNDLKKTMSHQYVPVKTHEEIKTALSSTLDKTNRELVDVKKKCEDINQEFVKIKDENEILKRNLENTQNQVKAEYISLREHEEKMSGIRKSMKKVQDNSAEILANYKKGQEEIVTLHAEIAAQKRELDTIQECIKLKYAPIISLEECERKFKATEKELKEQLSQQTQKYHTSEEEAKKCKQENDKLKKEILTLQKDLKDKSVLVENSHETERALSRKTEELNRQLKDLLQKYTEAKKEKEKLVEENAKQTSEILAAQTLLQKQHVPLEQVESLKKSLSGTIETLREELKTKQRCYEKEQQTVTQLRQVLENQKNSSVPLAEHLQVKEAFEKEVGIIKASLREKEEESQNKTEEVSKLQSEIQNTKQALKKLETREVVDLSKYKATKSDLETQISNLNEKLANLNRKYEEVCEEVLHAKKKELSAKDEKELLHFSIEQEIKDQQERCDKSLTTITELQRRIQESAKQIEAKDNKITELLSDVERLKQALNGLSQLTYGSGSPSKRQSQLIDGLQQQVRSLQQQLADADRQHQEVIAIYRTHLLSAAQGHMDEDVQAALLQIIQMRQGLVC
- the UACA gene encoding uveal autoantigen with coiled-coil domains and ankyrin repeats isoform X2, with the translated sequence MMSCWFSCAPKNRQAADWNKYDDRLMKAAERGDVEKVSSILAKKGVNPGKLDVEGRSAFHVVASKGNLECLNAILLHGVDITTSDTAGRNALHLAAKYGHALCLQKLLQYNCPTEHVDLQGRTALHDAAMADCPSSIQLLCDHGASVNAKDVDGRTPLVLATQMCRPTICQLLIDRGADINSRDKQNRTALMLGCEYGCKDAVEVLIKNGADVTLLDALGHDSSYYARIGDNLDILTLLKTASENSNKGRELWKKGPSLQQRNLSQMLDEVNMKSNQREHQNVQDLEIENEDLKERLRKIQQEQRILLDKVNGLQLQLNEEVMVADDLESEKEKLKSLLAAKEKQHEESLRTIEALKSRFKYFESDHLGSGSHFRKEDMLLKQGQMYMTESQCTSTGMPVHMQSRSMLRPLELALPNQASYSENEILKKELEAMRTFCDSAKQDRLKLQNELAHKVAECRALALECERVKEDSDEQVKQLEDALKDVQKRMYESEGKVKQMQTHFLALKEHLTSDAATGNHRLMEELKEQLKDMKVKYEGASAEVGKLRNQIKQNEMLVEEFKRDEGKLMEENKRLQKELSMCELEREKRGRKLTEMEGQLKDLSAKLALSVPAEKFENMKSLLSNEVNEKAKKLIDVEREYERSLNEVRPLKRELENLKAKLAQHVKPEEHEQLKSRLEQKSGELGKRITELTSKNQTLQKEIEKVCLDNKLLTQQVHNLTTEMKNHYVPLKVSEEMKKSHDVIVDDLNKKLSDVTHKYTEKKLEMEKLLMENASLSKNVSRLETVFIPPERHEKEMMALKSNITELKKQLSELNKKCGEDQEKIYSLMSENNDLKKTMSHQYVPVKTHEEIKTALSSTLDKTNRELVDVKKKCEDINQEFVKIKDENEILKRNLENTQNQVKAEYISLREHEEKMSGIRKSMKKVQDNSAEILANYKKGQEEIVTLHAEIAAQKRELDTIQECIKLKYAPIISLEECERKFKATEKELKEQLSQQTQKYHTSEEEAKKCKQENDKLKKEILTLQKDLKDKSVLVENSHETERALSRKTEELNRQLKDLLQKYTEAKKEKEKLVEENAKQTSEILAAQTLLQKQHVPLEQVESLKKSLSGTIETLREELKTKQRCYEKEQQTVTQLRQVLENQKNSSVPLAEHLQVKEAFEKEVGIIKASLREKEEESQNKTEEVSKLQSEIQNTKQALKKLETREVVDLSKYKATKSDLETQISNLNEKLANLNRKYEEVCEEVLHAKKKELSAKDEKELLHFSIEQEIKDQQERCDKSLTTITELQRRIQESAKQIEAKDNKITELLSDVERLKQALNGLSQLTYGSGSPSKRQSQLIDGLQQQVRSLQQQLADADRQHQEVIAIYRTHLLSAAQGHMDEDVQAALLQIIQMRQGLVC